One Raphanus sativus cultivar WK10039 unplaced genomic scaffold, ASM80110v3 Scaffold0908, whole genome shotgun sequence genomic window, tgtcgggttcggatcggttcggattcatttttattggatcgggttcggttcggattttcgggttcggtttatttgcccagccctattGATAACTCGGACTTAATACGGCAACTCTATATTATGTCAATCTTGGTTGCGTAAACAAACGAAGCTGTCTCACTTTATTTTCTATGACAAAATCATGCGATCGCAAGGACTTGACAACTAATCTTAAATTACCAGCGTTTTTTCCAGTAACAATTGGAACTTTTTTCAACCGAGGTAGACACTAGAGCCTAGGGTGGCTTGGAACAACGAAAAATTGCCGAGTCAACTCTTAACTTCATAACTCTCAATTAACACCAAAAGCCACATGTTCTTTTAACTAGAAGTGTAACATCAGCCTCAGTTCCATTTGCCAAATTACCAAAGCTTAAATAGATGTCACAACAGTCATTTACCAACAACCCAACAACGTCTAATAATCATCAAAATGCACCAGAATCTTACCACTTAAGAATCCACTAGACTTCTTGAAAGATTCAAGAAGTTGAGAATTTCCAATTTGCTAAAACATCATAGAACATTCTAGAGATCATCTGGTTTAAATACAAGTTGACATGAAGTAGACGCTCTGACAACACTAGCCAACTCGTTGAGCATCTTTCGCCTCTCTTCCAAATTTCTCAGCTCTTTCGGATTGATGTATGTTTGAGAGAAAATTGCTTTCTTCAACTGTGTAGCATTCTTGAGGATGTATGTGGCCACTTGTTTCTCATCTTCTCGTTCCCATTTGTATTTTGTCAACACCAATGTCTCCAGATGGAGCAACAGACATTCCGGTACACATTTCGGCTGATTCCATTCCCATCCCACCGGACATTCTTCGCGATATGGCTGATAACAGCGCAATTAGTATGATACTAAtctatgaaaagaaaataaacgtGTGGTAAATTGCTTACGCCTATGAGCTTGAGGATTTGCAATTTAGGAGAGCTATCGAGCATGCAAGAAAGTAGATTCCActcaattattttatatatatgcagcTCCAGAGATACCAGCTGAAAGAAGATGATACCGGTAGGATACTTAATCTGTAGATAGATGGTTAATTAAGCATTagtacataaaaaaaaacaatgttttcCCAAATGTCAGATACAAAAAACGGTGTTAAATTTTACCTCCAAGGGTAAGTGAAAGGAAAGACGCTTGGCTGAAGTGAGAGATGCAAGAATGTTCTCATTGGCTATATGAGAAACATCTTTGATCTTTGCTTCCACAAGTTCTGGCGCGTTCTCAATCAGACAGAAGTCAATAAAATAGAGGCCTGTGATGTTCAAGTATTTCAAAGCTGGTGCGTTTATCACGTAGCCTCCACCACCAACATCTGTGCTACTATAATCCTCTTCTATGGTTAGCCTCTGCAACGATGGTACAGCGATAGTGTAAGTCTCCACATCGAAATTGCTATTTCGTTCCACAACCAAATCTCGAAGCCTAGGGCAGCCAGATAAAAGGTTGCAAACAGATGCTTCATTTTCAAATACCACGTAGTAAAGATGCAGCTCTCTAAGGGCATTGAAACAAACCCGAGAAGGGAAGTCTAAAAGAACGTGATACATGAGCTTGAGTACCTCCAGTGTATTGTTATAGCTACACAATACACTCGGAAACCTAACTGTCTTGTGACCATCATTGTAGAGATCCAACTCCAATTTACGCACATGGCGAGACAATGCAATTCCAATCAAGATTCCAATATCCAAACGACCACTTGTATTTTCAATGTTCAAATGTAAACTTTCCAGAAACGGAGCTTTGTGCAAAAGCAGCAGCCTGTAAACATCCTCTGAAGACACCTGTTCAATATTAGATTCAAAGTCGAGCTTTGGCACCATCTTCCAGAGAGATCTCCACCGTTTGGACAAAACACTAGTAGCTATGGCATCTCTTGTTGGAACTGAAGACAATATATGCAGGAGTAAAGCTTCAGGTAACTCACTGATCATGTCCTTGTTGATAGCATCTCCATTTCTCAAACTTTCACCACCGACCATTTTGCtgtaacaaagaaaaaacaaaacaaaaaaacaaataattaaagataTTGGGTTTTAGGGTTCGAACAAATTAGGATTACAGTTTTGTTAAAACCAGAGAAAATGGATTCCGACCAGAGCACATAAAAATTGGATTTCGAGAACGAAAAGTCATAATACCGTTTTTGTTTCATTTCCTTCAGATTAAGAACGCTCCGAACGCAAAGACAAAACACGAATCTGGCTAAAGCTTAGAGATGTTACTGGTGAAGATTTAGCTTCAACATTATTCACTTGTGTTTTTAGTAGTAAAAGGATGAGGTGAGCgagccagaaaaaaaaaaagacaaacggAGAAACAACAGTGAAAAAGTGCAAAGAATCTGGAGAGAAAGAAGACGAGAAGTCAAGTAAAAGAGGATGGATACTGAGACCGACCGGTTATCTCTTGggtttattttcaaaaaaaaaaaaaaagagaagacgagaaacaaataaaagataCTATGTGCAAAGGCTTTGGATAAAGTCTTATTGGGCCTGCGTTGCAATGGTGTATCAATTTTGCCCAACTAATAAATACACAACTCTCTGATCGATCAATTTGTCAAGAGTTAACAGCATGAACGTGGCAAAGACAATTGACGATCTACATGAGATCTTGAAACAAGGCCGAATTCTTTTGTAACTACATATCACGCTTCATTCATGATAATATATTTCATCTCCGGATGTAGTGTTTCCACAGCCATTTCTGtcttcaataaaaatattaccgATGACGTTCATACAAGTAGCTAACTAAATACCACATAAACATGGAACATGGGAATAAACGAAATAGAATACTTAGCATCTCGAATCAAAGCTTTCACATAAATAAGAATTTCGAATCATAAAAACGAGAAAGGTAATTAAGATGCTAAATCTTATCATAagtctgataaaaaaaaataagagcaAAGAACTAAAGATATAAGTCTAGAGATCATCTGTTTTAGAACACAAGACGACATGACTTTGACGCTCTGACCACATTAGCCAACTCGTTGAGCATCTCTCTCCTCTTTTCCATTTTCGACTCAGTGGGCGCTGTGGTGAAAGTTGCTTTCTTCAACTGTCTAGCGTTCTTGAGGATGTATGTGGCCACTTGTTTCTCATCTTCTCGTTCCCATCCGTATCCTCTCCACACCAATGTCTCCAGATGGAGCAACAGACATTCTGGTACACGTTTCGGCTGATTCCATTCCCACCCCACCGGACAGTCTCCGCGATATGGCTGTATTTTGATACTAGCTAACATTATCAAAAtacatgaaaagaaaataacttgTGGTAATTGCTTACGCTGTCGAGTTTGATGGATTGCAATTTAGGAGAGCTATCGAGCATGAATGAAAATAGATTCCACCCATTTGTTCCTTGTATATGTAGCTCCAAAGATACCAGCTGATAGAAGATGGTTCCAATAGGATACTTAATCTGTGGATGGATGACTAAGCATTAGTACTAAAAAAAAACCCAAAGGCAGATACAAAAACATTGTTAACTTTTTACCTCTAAGGGAAAGTAAAAGGAAAGACGCTTGGCTGAAGTTAGAGACGCAAGAATGTTTTCATTGTCTACATCAGAAACATCTTCGATCTTTGCTTCCACAAGCTCTGGCGCGTTCTCAATCAGACAGACGTCATTAAAACAGAGGCCTTTGATGTTCAAGCATTTCAAAGATGGTGCATTTATCACATAGCCTCCACCATCTACATCTGAGATATTATATTCCTCTTCTATGGTAAGCCTCTGTAATGATGGAACAGCAATAGTGTAAGTCTCCACATCAAAATTGCTAAATCGTTCCACAACCAAATCTTGAAGCCTAGGGCAGCCAGATAAAAGGTTGCAAACAGATGCTTCATCTTTGAATTGCACGTGGTAAAGATGCAGCTCTCTAAGGGCATCGAAACAAACCCGAGAAGGGAAGTCTAAAAGAAAGTCATGGGTGAGCTTTAAAACCTCAAGTGTATTGTTATAGCTACACAGTACACTCGGAAACCTGACTGTCGTTTCATCCTCACGGTAGTGATCCAACACCAATTCACGCACATGGCGTGAAAATGCGATTCCAATCAATATTCCAATATCCAAACGAGCACTTTTATCTTCAATGGACAAATGCAAACTTTCCAGGACTGGAGCTTTATGCAAATTCAGCAACCTGTAAACATCCTCTGAAGAGTAATATTCCATATTAAAGTAAAGTTTGAGATTTGGCACCATCTTCCAAAGAGATCTCCACCGTTTAGACAAAACGCTAGTGGCTATGACATCTTTTGTTGGAACTGAAGACAGTATATGCAGGAGCAAAGCTTCAGGTAACTCACTGATCATGTCCTCATTCATTCTTTCACCACCAATTTTGCTgtaacaaactaaaaaaatcaaataactaaaGATATTGGGTTTTAGGGTTCAAACAAAATAGAATTGAATCCTTTACAGTTTTATTAAAACCAGAGAAAATGGATTCCGACCAAAGCCCATAAAAAAGGGGGGTTTTGAAACAAAGAGACATTACCGTTTTTGTTCCATTTCCGTGAACAGAAACAACCACAATTCCTTCTTTCAGATTAAGAACGTTCCGAactcaaagaaaagaaaacacacacaacaTAGCCAAGAAGTCGAGTAAAAGAGGATACTGAAATTTCCCGGTTTTCTTTTGGGTTTACaatcaaaccgaaccaaacataTTTGGTCTCGGCTAAAGCTTAGGCATTAATTAACCAAAAgcgaagaaccgaaccgatttTACCTAATTCCAATCGGATTCAAGTCCGATGTATAAACCATACgaattttgtttcatttgtacAATTCTTACAGATTAGGAATGTTAAAggatttgttacaaaaaaaaaaaaaaaaaaaggaatgttAAAGGATATAATTAATCCCAAGAGTAGACTGATGATTTGCACTCACCGAGTTTCAGACAATTAGTCTTCTCCTTTTTCCATACAATTCATCCGTTCCTTTCAGGCCTGTTGTTGATAAGTTCTTATTTGACTTTTCTGTAAATGACCTCATGAGAAGATTCCTTCAACCTTGTCTACTCAGAATTAGCATGTGTTATCATGAACACAACTTGTATTTTGATTATTGCCCGATGGGATAAATTCACTCAATCTTCATTATGTATGGAGTTTCCTGCAattgttttctttgtgatttcCAACGAACGCAGCAAAATGCCTCCAAAAGCCTTGTACCTCGAGAATTGATGAGCCCAATTGTTATCTTGACAACTCAGATTTAATACAGCAACTCTCTATACTTTAGCAAGCTTAGTAGCGTCCCTCTTAAAGAGACAAAAGTATATAACTGATTTGCACCTTATGCTGCAGCTAAATACATATACCTAAGAAAAACTTGTGCATATTCGTTCACAAAAGCACAGCTCAAAATATTACCAAGCTCAGTCAATCAATTGTCAGCCCAATGTTGAGAACTTCACATTTCCCATTTGCCAACATATAGCAGTAAACGTTCTAGAGATCATTCGGATTATTCGAACACAAGATGACATGAGGTCGACCCTCTGTCCAAACTAGCCAACCCGTTCAGCATCTCACGACTCTTTTCCAGTTCTTCCTGTTCCATGGGGAAAGATGCTTTCTTCAACTGTCTAGCGTTCTTGAGGATGTATGTGGCCACTTGTTTCTCATCTTCTCGTTGCCATCCGTATCTTGTCCACACCAGTGTCTCCAGATGGAGCAACAGACATTCTGGCACACGTTTCGGCTGATTCCATTCCCACCCCACCGGACATTCTTCACGATATCGCTGATAATAACGCAATTTGTATGATACtacattatcaaaatatatgaataagAAATAAACGTGTGGTAATTGCTTACGCCTATGAGCTTGAGGATTTGCAATTTAGGAGAGCTATCGAGCATGAACGAAAGTAGATTCCACccatttattttatgtatatgcAGCTCCAAAGAGACCAGCTGATAGAAGATGCTGCCGGTAGGATACTTAATCTGTGGATAGATAGTCAAGCATTCAGTAGTACtaacaaaacaatgttttgccCGAATGGCAGATAAAAAAAGCGGTGTTAAAATTTTACCTCTAAAGGCAGATACAAAGGCAGAAAGGAAAGACGCTTGGCTGAAGTGAGAGACGCAAGAATGTTCTCATTGTCTATATCAGAAACATGATTGATCTTTGCTTCCACAAGCTCTGGAGCATTCTCTATCAGACAGAAGTCAATACAATAGAGGCATTCCATGTTCAAGTATTTCAAAGATGGTGTATTTATGACATagccgccaccaccaccacttctATTGTGGCTACCATCCACTTGCAAGGTAAGCCTCTGTAATGATGGCACATCAATAGTGTAAGTCCCCACATCAGAATTGCCAATTCGAACCACCACCAAATCTTGAAGCCTAGGGCATCCAGATAAAAGGTTGCAAACAGATGCTTCATCTTTGAATATCACGAGGCAGAGATGCAGCTCTCTAAGGGCACTGAAACAAACCCGAGAAGGAAAGTCTAAAAGAAGGTCCTGGCTGAGATTTAATACCTCCAGTGTATTGTTATAGCTACACAACACACTCGGAAACCTTACTCTCGTTTGATCCTCATGGAAGAGAACCATCACCAATTCGCGCACATGGCGTGAAAATGCGATTCCAATCACGAAACCAATATTCAAACGAGCACTTGTATTGTGAATGTACAAATACAAACTTTCCAGGAATGGAGCTTTATGCAAAATCAGTAACCTGTAAACATCCTCTGTAGAGAAATGGTCAATATCAGTATCAAAACTGAGCTTTGACACCATCTTCCAAACAGATCTCCACCGTTTAGACAAAACACTAGTGGCTATGATATCTTTTGTTGGAACATAAGACAATATATGCAGGAGCAACGCTTCAGGCAACTCACTGATTATATCCTTATTCATAACATCTTCAGTTCTCGAACTTTCACCATCAATTTTGctgtaacaaaataaaaatacaaattaactAAAGACATGGGTTTTAGGATCGTATCTTTACAGTTTTATTAAGACCAGAGATAATCGATATCCGACCAAAAGCGTATAAAAATTGGATTTCAAACAAAGAGAAATATACCGGTTTTGTTCCATTTCCGTGAACAGAAACAGCAATAATTCCTTCAGATTAAGAACCGCTCCGAACGCAAACACAAACACACGGATCTGACTAAAGCTTAGAGATGTTACTGgtgagaaagagaaaaagagaaaaacaaacagAGAAACGAGTACACTAGAAAGAATCTGGAGAGAAAGAAGACGAGAAGTCAAGGTCCAGAGGATACAGAGACCGACCGGTTTTCTTTTGGGTTCACAATCAAACCGAATCAAACATATTTGGTCTCGGCTAAGCTTGAGCATTAATTAACCAAAAgcgaagaaccgaaccgatttTACCTAATTCCGGTCCCATTCATGTACGCTGTATAAACCCTGGCCGTCTTTTGCATTGTATAACATTGTTGTTTATGTACGATTTGACGgacatacaatattttttaattaatttttatttttatttttatatttttaattaaattttatttttatatattttataaataataaagattttatatatttatttattttagattactttataattttatttttatactagTGATTTTCCCGggttctttttaatataaattttagtttaatttaatctattatattactatttgaatatatatatatatacaatgcatatctattgatttaaaaaaaacaaatataaaataaattttaaattattagaaTGGAAACgctaaaatattgaaaatatatattatattacttaaAAGTATAtgttgttgatttatatttttaaataaataaaaatttaattattggTCTTATAAGTTCTATTGAAgcttttcaattaattttattttccaaatgcGATATTTTTATTGCTTAGAACTACTtctttcaataaaattaaatgtttttatttgtttgaggaAGTATACTTTTGGTTTTGTTAATTTACTGCGTTTCATTTTTTGGCAGCATCCTTCTGTAAGAATACGGACTTTTCACCCAAATAAAATCggatgtaaatatatatactgcACTTTTACTTGTCGTCATTATTTTACtgtgaaagagaaaaaaaaatgatttaatggatactaaaattaaatgtttgaaATTAATGGATGATGTGGTAGCATTTGTTTATACaaagggctgggcaaaaaaatctaacccgaaaaaccgaaccgaattcgatccgaaaaagtagtaccaaatccaaaccgaaattaattaaatatccgaatgagttcaaatttttggtatttaaagaaccaaaaccaaaccgatccgaaccgaaatattttgagtacccgaatgtatccgaaataaattaatatacatatatattttaactatttgtagatttaatgtatattaaaaagcatctaa contains:
- the LOC108832357 gene encoding FBD-associated F-box protein At3g49020-like, which translates into the protein MKQKRKMVGGESLRNGDAINKDMISELPEALLLHILSSVPTRDAIATSVLSKRWRSLWKMVPKLDFESNIEQVSSEDVYRLLLLHKAPFLESLHLNIENTSGRLDIGILIGIALSRHVRKLELDLYNDGHKTVRFPSVLCSYNNTLEVLKLMYHVLLDFPSRVCFNALRELHLYYVVFENEASVCNLLSGCPRLRDLVVERNSNFDVETYTIAVPSLQRLTIEEDYSSTDVGGGGYVINAPALKYLNITGLYFIDFCLIENAPELVEAKIKDVSHIANENILASLTSAKRLSFHLPLEIKYPTGIIFFQLVSLELHIYKIIEWNLLSCMLDSSPKLQILKLIGPYREECPVGWEWNQPKCVPECLLLHLETLVLTKYKWEREDEKQVATYILKNATQLKKAIFSQTYINPKELRNLEERRKMLNELASVVRASTSCQLVFKPDDL
- the LOC108832360 gene encoding FBD-associated F-box protein At3g49020-like isoform X1, producing the protein MEQKRKIGGERMNEDMISELPEALLLHILSSVPTKDVIATSVLSKRWRSLWKMVPNLKLYFNMEYYSSEDVYRLLNLHKAPVLESLHLSIEDKSARLDIGILIGIAFSRHVRELVLDHYREDETTVRFPSVLCSYNNTLEVLKLTHDFLLDFPSRVCFDALRELHLYHVQFKDEASVCNLLSGCPRLQDLVVERFSNFDVETYTIAVPSLQRLTIEEEYNISDVDGGGYVINAPSLKCLNIKGLCFNDVCLIENAPELVEAKIEDVSDVDNENILASLTSAKRLSFYFPLEIKYPIGTIFYQLVSLELHIQGTNGWNLFSFMLDSSPKLQSIKLDSPYRGDCPVGWEWNQPKRVPECLLLHLETLVWRGYGWEREDEKQVATYILKNARQLKKATFTTAPTESKMEKRREMLNELANVVRASKSCRLVF
- the LOC108832360 gene encoding FBD-associated F-box protein At3g49020-like isoform X2 codes for the protein MNEDMISELPEALLLHILSSVPTKDVIATSVLSKRWRSLWKMVPNLKLYFNMEYYSSEDVYRLLNLHKAPVLESLHLSIEDKSARLDIGILIGIAFSRHVRELVLDHYREDETTVRFPSVLCSYNNTLEVLKLTHDFLLDFPSRVCFDALRELHLYHVQFKDEASVCNLLSGCPRLQDLVVERFSNFDVETYTIAVPSLQRLTIEEEYNISDVDGGGYVINAPSLKCLNIKGLCFNDVCLIENAPELVEAKIEDVSDVDNENILASLTSAKRLSFYFPLEIKYPIGTIFYQLVSLELHIQGTNGWNLFSFMLDSSPKLQSIKLDSPYRGDCPVGWEWNQPKRVPECLLLHLETLVWRGYGWEREDEKQVATYILKNARQLKKATFTTAPTESKMEKRREMLNELANVVRASKSCRLVF
- the LOC108832360 gene encoding FBD-associated F-box protein At3g49020-like isoform X3; protein product: MEQKRKIGGERMNEDMISELPEALLLHILSSVPTKDVIATSVLSKRWRSLWKMVPNLKLYFNMEYYSSEDVYRLLNLHKAPVLESLHLSIEDKSARLDIGILIGIAFSRHVRELVLDHYREDETTVRFPSVLCSYNNTLEVLKLTHDFLLDFPSRVCFDALRELHLYHVQFKDEASVCNLLSGCPRLQDLVVERFSNFDVETYTIAVPSLQRLTIEEEYNISDVDGGGYVINAPSLKCLNIKGLCFNDVCLIENAPELVEAKIEDVSDVDNENILASLTSAKRLSFYFPLEIKYPIGTIFYQLVSLELHIQGTNGWNLFSFMLDSSPKLQSIKLDSQN
- the LOC108832359 gene encoding FBD-associated F-box protein At3g49020-like codes for the protein MEQNRKIDGESSRTEDVMNKDIISELPEALLLHILSYVPTKDIIATSVLSKRWRSVWKMVSKLSFDTDIDHFSTEDVYRLLILHKAPFLESLYLYIHNTSARLNIGFVIGIAFSRHVRELVMVLFHEDQTRVRFPSVLCSYNNTLEVLNLSQDLLLDFPSRVCFSALRELHLCLVIFKDEASVCNLLSGCPRLQDLVVVRIGNSDVGTYTIDVPSLQRLTLQVDGSHNRSGGGGGYVINTPSLKYLNMECLYCIDFCLIENAPELVEAKINHVSDIDNENILASLTSAKRLSFLPLYLPLEIKYPTGSIFYQLVSLELHIHKINGWNLLSFMLDSSPKLQILKLIGRYREECPVGWEWNQPKRVPECLLLHLETLVWTRYGWQREDEKQVATYILKNARQLKKASFPMEQEELEKSREMLNGLASLDRGSTSCHLVFE